CTGGCCCCGGCTGGTTGCGGCCTCACGATTTCGGAAGTTTGAATTTTCCCATCAATATCAATCGCCCGAACCGAGACCATATGCTTCCCCTGGTTTGGAGCGACCCAATCGTAATTCCATATCACCCACGTGTATGGAGAAAGCGGTGGCTCGATTTCTGCTCGCACCCAGGTTTTTTCTTGATCAAAACTCAACTCGACATCTCGAATAGTCCGAGGGCCACCAAAGGCTAGACCGCGCAAGCGTTGTTTGAGCCCTTGCAAGACTTGATAGTGCCCTGGACTATCGATGCGTGAAAAGATCTTGATAGTCCCATCGTCCGTCCAACCTTTGCGTTGCCAATAGCCTTGATAATCGCCATCGTATACTTCAATTTCTGTAATCCATTTGACGTTCTTAATTCCATAGAGACCAGGAACGACAAGACGGAGAGGGAAGCCATGCATTTGCGGCAATTTTTCACCATTCATGAGGTAAGCTAGCATGACATCCTCTTGCATGGCCCGTTGAAATGGGATACTGTCATGGTATCCATCCGCGGCTCGGAAGATTACGTCTCTTGCCGTTTCGCTATCAACCCCGACCTCCTGAAGAAGCGCTTTTAGAGAAATGCCTCGCCACATCGCATTGCCCAAACTACTGCCACCTGGCAATGTATCGATACACATGAGAGTCGCGGCCTGATCAAAAGAGGTCCGATTGAGGATATCACGCCAGTTCAAGACCGCTGACTCTCGAACCTCACCTTTGACCGTGAGGCGCCACTGTTCGATGTCAATGTCACGTGAAAAATTGTATGGAGAATCAGAGAAATTCACAGTATAAAATTTATCATTCGGAGTAAAATACACCGTCTCGCGTGGCGGGACCGCAAACATTCCCCCAAGATCACAAGCGGGCAATGTCCCAAAGAAGACTGACACACCACCGAGCTTCAGAAGTGCCCGGCGAGAAAGAGAGAAAGTTTGTGTGTTGGGTTGTATCAACATAAATATCAGCTATGATTATCTACTAGACCTATGAAATTCCGCAAGGAATTCACGACATTCACCCAATTCATTCCATACACCAGTTTTTTTAAAGAGGAACAGTTATGAGAATCTTAATTACCGGCGGCGCCGGATTTTTAGGCAGCCATCTATGCGACCTTCTCATTCGACAGGGACATGAGGTGATCGGCATGGATAATTTTATCACGGGCCGCCCGGAAAACATTGCCCATCTCATGGGGCACGATCGGTTTACCTTTATTCGATACAACGTGTGCGACTATTTGCATATCGATGGGCAACTCGATGCCGTCATGCACTTTGCTTCTCCGGCCAGCCCACAGGATTATCTCGAATTTCCTATTGCCACGATGAAGGTAGGAGCGCTCGGCACACACAAGGCGCTTGGATTGGCCAAGGCAAAGAATTCGAGGTTTCTCTTAGCCAGCACGTCTGAGGTGTATGGCGATCCCCTCGTGAACCCGCAATCTGAATCCTATTGGGGCAATGTGAACCCCATCAGCCCACGTGGCGTGTATGATGAAGCGAAGCGATTTGGAGAGGCGATCACTACGGCTTACCATACGTACCACGGACTCGACACCCGCATCGTACGCATCTTTAACACGTTCGGCCCACGGATGCGCCCCAAAGATGGTCGCGTCGTGTCGAATTTTATCGTCCAGGCATTGAAAAACCACACCCTCACCGTCTACGGGGATGGATCCCAAACCCGTAGTTTTTGTTATGTCGATGATCTTGTTCGAGGTATCGTCTCACTCCTGATGGCACCTGATGATGGGCCAGCAACAACGAATGACGACGAGGTCGTCAAGGGTACGACGGACCGAAAGGTGACGATCCACTACCCCGTGAATATCGGCAACCCGCGGGAACTGACTGTGCTTGAAATTGCCAAACTCGTCCTCAGCCTCACTGGCTCCACCAGCGGAATTGATCACCTCCCCCTTCCGATCGGCGACCCCAAGGTCAGAAGACCGGACATTCAACGCGCCAAATCCGTGCTCAACTGGGAACCGGAAGTGACGTTGGAAGATGGTCTGGCCAAAACCATTGCCTACTTTAAAAACATTGTTTGAACCCTGAATGATTCAGGTCGGCTTTAAATACGCTTGCACTTCCTGAGCGTAGGTGCGAAAGGGATCAGGCATAAGGAACGCTGACTGCCCCAGTACCTGAAACACGGACCAATTGATCACATAAGGGGGAAAACGTCGCTCGTGTTGTTCCAGATCCGATCCATCTGGCCACGATCGATCAACTAAATCCTTGACGACTTCTCCACGACCAAAGGCCCGTGTATCTCTGGGCGGTGCGTATTTCGATAATTCGATAGCGTCATGTGTCGTGACGAACGGTACCCGACCTTCGTCCGCTAACCCAAAGTAGAGCCCTTTTTGAGGATTGACATTGTGGTACTCAAGGTCAAGGCTCTTCAGCCACGGATCCTGCCACGATAGTTGTTCCTGCTCGCGAAACGTTTCAAGCAGCCAGAGCTTGGACGCCCAATCGACCCGACCGATCACTCGTGTATAGTCCACACGCAGGTCATTTAACACACTTTCCCATTGCGCTAACACCCAATCCGTTTCTTCATCCTGACCGTGATACCGTTTCTGTGCCCGTTCGAGAAACCGTTCCTGAATATCGATGGCTGAAAGTCGCTCTCCGGTCGCCAGGGTCAGTTGCCACGTACGTTCAGGATCACGTGATACTTCCCGAAGTGCTTCGACGGGGTCAGGCAGGTCCAGTCCCGTGGGAGCATGACCATCCTCGATAAGCTGAAGGACCAATCCTGTCGTTCCCATCTTCAAGGCCGTCGCGACTTCTGAAAGATTGGAATCCCCGACCAATAGATGAATCCGTCGGAATTGCGTGGGATCAGCCAGCGGTTCATCACGAGTGTTGATAATCGCCCGATTGTGCTGAACCCACTCAAAAAAATCATTGACGATATAATCCGCCCGCTGGGAAATCTGATAGGGCACCGTGAGTGAACGTTCTGTATTTTCGGCCGTCTCACGTTCACGAGTGAGATGTTCGAGGGGAATCCAACCATTAGGATTTTCCGCCGCGCCGATTCTACCGGCTCCGGTAAAAATTTGACGGGTGACCAGAAAGGGAATGAGCTTGCCTAGCCCGCTATAGCTGAAAGGAAACTCTCGAGAGACCAGGTAGTTTTCATGACAGCCAAACGTCGCATCGGTTTCATGATCAATATTATTTTTAATCAGCGAAACCTGTTCCGCCAACCCCATCTCCTCAATGGCGTCCTGCAATAACCAATCGCCCGCCCGGTCAGACGCGACAAGATCCCGCAAGGAATGACATTCTGGAGAGGCAAATTCTAGATGGCCCATATCCACATACATTCGCCCGCCATTTAAGAGAAAGCCCCCGTTCCCGGGCGGTTCATCATACCCGCGATGGTGGAGGTCCAACACCCCGTAGCGCTTGACGCGAAACAGATGGTCGATGATTTGATAGGCAATCCAGGACGGTGGACGATCCGGCCGCTCTTCGTGAATGAGCAAACCATACTCGGTTTCTATTCCAAAAATACGATTACGCACAAGACATACAGCCAGGAGGAATTAGTCTAACGGGTCAACGTCACCGGAAATGGGAGGAGATCGGTCAATTCATCAGAGGAGAGCATCCGGTATTTTGATTTTCCGGAAATGGTTCGATCCAAGAGGCCGCATTCAAGAGAAGATTGGGACAATGTTTCACGAAGATGGGCAATGATATCATCATCCGCAAATTGTCGCAGAGACTCCTGCGCCTTTCTTGAGATTTCATCGTTTGGCTGATCGTGGTGTTCTCCCCCATCGTTCCTCTGAAGTAAGTCTCCCATGGCCCAAGTTCTCATGCCTAATTCGATGCCTTCTTTAAGCGACAGGATTCGTTCAGCCATTTGCTTCACGACATGATCAGCCAATATAGCCTGAATCGAAGCGTGACCAGCTAGCACGACACACGAATGAGCCTCGTGAAAGCTTCCATCATAGTCGATCGTCAGAAATTGGTCTTGCTCCTTCGTCCGGCCCAACTCCACGAGGAGAAGTTTGATGAGAAAGGGCGCCTTAAAGATTTCTTCAAACGCTTGTTTTAACGTCGGAGCCAACCCGTACTTTAGCAGCCGCGCTCCGGTCACATCAGAGGGCGACCGGTTAAATCCCTCAAGATGCGCCATATCCAATAATTGAAAGCGTAACTTTTCCAGGTCTGCCGGATGGCCCATGCCACCAAGTGCAATCCGGTCATAGATTTCATACAGCTTGGGCGTCCCACGGTTCAGAGTAAGGAGTAAAATACCATCTTGGCAGGAGAGTGCGATAATTGGACTTCCCCGCCGTAACTGGTCAGCGACATACTGACGCCGGTTTTCGACAGCTTCTATCCACCGATACGGTTCTTCATACATATCGCGTCACCTGCGCTTCACACAGTCGTTTGAGATGCTCCGCGGCGATTGGCTCGACCCCACGGGATGTTATCCGTTTGATGACGGGAAATAGATTGGCTTCATAATTAATACCGCCAGTCGCAGCATCAAACTCGGCCGCACTACTGAGAAGTCGCAAAATGAGAATAATGGCATCCTCTTCAGGAAGGTCGTACAACGGTCGTTCACCCCAGCGGTGCAAATAATGAAGTATGCCTCGTATGGTCGGCGAACCCGAGCCAGAAACGGCATAATCCACGCCTTCAAATTCAGCGCCCAGAATGTCATAGAAGTAAATCTTGCCTTCTCGGTCATCTTGGTCATACCCGGCGAATACAGGTGCTACCGTACCCGTTCCAGCCAAAGCCGCCGGCGCATTGTCCTTCAAGAGCTTTGTTAATGCCCGCAATTTGCCTTCAAAACTTAAATCTTGGAGCTGGCTCCGTCGATAATACTTAAACGAATGCTCCAAGACTCTCGCCATTTCAAACGCGGTTGCCGGGACACCAGCAATAGCCATGATGCAAAATCGATCCAACTCCAACACTTTGTCGGTTCGATCGTACATCACCGACATGCCGGCCGTGGCCCGCCGGTCTCCACCCACCAACACGCCATCATGATATTTACACGCCAACACCGTCGTCCCGTGAGTGATCAATTCCTGTTGTCCGTTCCCCCCCGCCAGGCTGTCAGACCTGAGCTCATCAAAGGCATATCCCTGAGCTTTCAACAGTTGAAAAAAATCACCGTGCCGTCCCATCATCCTTACTCTCCGGTCCGCTGCCGATAACGCTCTGCTTGTTTGGGGTCAACTTTTCGCATCCGTTTTAACAGATTATCCTTCTGGGCTGAATCA
The genomic region above belongs to Nitrospirales bacterium and contains:
- a CDS encoding proteasome subunit alpha; amino-acid sequence: MMGRHGDFFQLLKAQGYAFDELRSDSLAGGNGQQELITHGTTVLACKYHDGVLVGGDRRATAGMSVMYDRTDKVLELDRFCIMAIAGVPATAFEMARVLEHSFKYYRRSQLQDLSFEGKLRALTKLLKDNAPAALAGTGTVAPVFAGYDQDDREGKIYFYDILGAEFEGVDYAVSGSGSPTIRGILHYLHRWGERPLYDLPEEDAIILILRLLSSAAEFDAATGGINYEANLFPVIKRITSRGVEPIAAEHLKRLCEAQVTRYV
- a CDS encoding SDR family oxidoreductase; translated protein: MRILITGGAGFLGSHLCDLLIRQGHEVIGMDNFITGRPENIAHLMGHDRFTFIRYNVCDYLHIDGQLDAVMHFASPASPQDYLEFPIATMKVGALGTHKALGLAKAKNSRFLLASTSEVYGDPLVNPQSESYWGNVNPISPRGVYDEAKRFGEAITTAYHTYHGLDTRIVRIFNTFGPRMRPKDGRVVSNFIVQALKNHTLTVYGDGSQTRSFCYVDDLVRGIVSLLMAPDDGPATTNDDEVVKGTTDRKVTIHYPVNIGNPRELTVLEIAKLVLSLTGSTSGIDHLPLPIGDPKVRRPDIQRAKSVLNWEPEVTLEDGLAKTIAYFKNIV
- a CDS encoding proteasome accessory factor PafA2 family protein, yielding MRNRIFGIETEYGLLIHEERPDRPPSWIAYQIIDHLFRVKRYGVLDLHHRGYDEPPGNGGFLLNGGRMYVDMGHLEFASPECHSLRDLVASDRAGDWLLQDAIEEMGLAEQVSLIKNNIDHETDATFGCHENYLVSREFPFSYSGLGKLIPFLVTRQIFTGAGRIGAAENPNGWIPLEHLTRERETAENTERSLTVPYQISQRADYIVNDFFEWVQHNRAIINTRDEPLADPTQFRRIHLLVGDSNLSEVATALKMGTTGLVLQLIEDGHAPTGLDLPDPVEALREVSRDPERTWQLTLATGERLSAIDIQERFLERAQKRYHGQDEETDWVLAQWESVLNDLRVDYTRVIGRVDWASKLWLLETFREQEQLSWQDPWLKSLDLEYHNVNPQKGLYFGLADEGRVPFVTTHDAIELSKYAPPRDTRAFGRGEVVKDLVDRSWPDGSDLEQHERRFPPYVINWSVFQVLGQSAFLMPDPFRTYAQEVQAYLKPT
- a CDS encoding molybdopterin-dependent oxidoreductase, with protein sequence MLIQPNTQTFSLSRRALLKLGGVSVFFGTLPACDLGGMFAVPPRETVYFTPNDKFYTVNFSDSPYNFSRDIDIEQWRLTVKGEVRESAVLNWRDILNRTSFDQAATLMCIDTLPGGSSLGNAMWRGISLKALLQEVGVDSETARDVIFRAADGYHDSIPFQRAMQEDVMLAYLMNGEKLPQMHGFPLRLVVPGLYGIKNVKWITEIEVYDGDYQGYWQRKGWTDDGTIKIFSRIDSPGHYQVLQGLKQRLRGLAFGGPRTIRDVELSFDQEKTWVRAEIEPPLSPYTWVIWNYDWVAPNQGKHMVSVRAIDIDGKIQTSEIVRPQPAGASGLHSIVLDVKAV